A part of Synechococcus sp. KORDI-49 genomic DNA contains:
- the def gene encoding peptide deformylase, which yields MAGSFAQLARNADKARDTMLVPKQALETPPLEIHTLGDEVLRQPARRIGKVDEQVRELARDMLRSMYTAKGIGLAAPQVGVHQQLLVIDLDLENAATPPLVLINPEISASSASIDTYEEGCLSIPGVYLDVVRPTSIELSYRDEMGRPRKMKADGLMARCIQHEMDHLNGVLFVDRVTDASGLEKELKENGFQSQHVRSVS from the coding sequence TTGGCGGGAAGCTTTGCCCAGTTGGCCCGGAATGCCGACAAGGCTCGGGACACCATGCTGGTTCCCAAGCAGGCGCTGGAAACGCCACCGCTGGAGATTCACACCCTCGGCGATGAGGTGCTGCGACAGCCCGCCCGTCGCATCGGCAAGGTGGATGAGCAGGTGCGGGAGCTGGCCCGCGACATGCTGCGCAGCATGTACACCGCCAAGGGCATCGGCCTGGCTGCTCCCCAGGTCGGCGTTCACCAGCAGCTGCTGGTGATCGATCTGGATCTGGAGAACGCCGCCACCCCGCCGCTGGTGCTGATCAACCCGGAGATCTCGGCCTCCAGTGCCTCGATCGACACCTACGAGGAAGGCTGCCTCAGCATCCCGGGCGTCTACCTGGATGTGGTCCGGCCGACGTCGATCGAGCTCAGTTACCGCGACGAGATGGGGCGTCCCCGCAAGATGAAGGCGGATGGTCTGATGGCGCGCTGCATCCAGCACGAGATGGATCATCTGAACGGCGTGCTGTTCGTCGATCGGGTGACCGATGCCTCAGGTCTGGAGAAGGAACTCAAGGAGAATGGCTTTCAGAGCCAGCACGTGCGGAGCGTCTCCTGA